A stretch of the Pseudomonas helvetica genome encodes the following:
- a CDS encoding cytosine permease, producing the protein MANDDRARSKPLIEKRSIDYIPEAERHGRLLSQFTLWLGANLQITAIVTGALAVVLGGDVFWSLVGLLIGQLLGGGVMALHAAQGPQLGLPQMISSRVQFGVYGAVIPLVLVCLMYIGFSASGSLLAGQAVAQLLHVEDWVGITLFAGSIMVFTIFGYRVIHGIGRVASVLGVVAFIYLFYKLLAGNDIGALLGNKHFSVASFLLAVSLSASWQIAFGPYVADYSRYLPRSTQAKKTFWAVGLGSVIGAQASMVFGVFAAALAGSQFAHHEVSFIVSLGGTGIVAALLYFAVAFGKVTVTTLNAYGSFMSIATIISGFRGSRHIGSGVRLLYIFIMVSLAAALALLGKDSFLKEFSAFILFLLAFFTPWSAINLVDFYCITKERYDIPALSNPEGRYGRWNIMGISIYVFGVLIQMPFISTHFYTGPLVASLGDTDISWIIGLVVPAAMYYFAAKKWHSAVPDRLILPVEQDEAVKVKTSGADSVAAI; encoded by the coding sequence ATGGCTAATGATGATCGTGCACGCAGTAAGCCGTTGATCGAGAAACGTTCGATCGACTACATCCCGGAAGCGGAAAGACACGGTCGTCTATTGAGTCAGTTCACCCTGTGGTTGGGTGCCAACCTGCAAATCACCGCGATTGTGACGGGTGCATTGGCGGTGGTACTGGGCGGGGATGTGTTCTGGTCGTTGGTCGGTTTGCTGATCGGCCAATTGCTCGGCGGTGGCGTCATGGCGCTGCACGCCGCACAAGGTCCGCAACTCGGCTTGCCGCAAATGATCTCCAGTCGCGTGCAGTTTGGCGTGTATGGGGCGGTGATTCCGCTGGTGCTGGTGTGCCTGATGTACATCGGCTTCTCGGCCAGCGGATCCTTGCTGGCAGGGCAGGCAGTTGCGCAGTTGCTGCACGTCGAAGACTGGGTCGGTATCACGCTGTTCGCGGGCTCGATCATGGTCTTCACCATCTTCGGCTATCGGGTGATCCACGGCATCGGCCGGGTCGCCAGTGTGCTGGGCGTGGTGGCGTTCATCTACCTGTTCTACAAACTGCTGGCCGGTAACGACATCGGCGCATTGCTGGGCAACAAGCACTTCTCGGTGGCGAGTTTCCTGTTGGCGGTGTCGCTGTCGGCGTCCTGGCAGATCGCGTTCGGCCCTTATGTGGCGGACTACTCGCGTTACTTGCCGCGCAGCACGCAGGCTAAGAAAACCTTCTGGGCTGTTGGCCTGGGTTCGGTAATCGGTGCGCAGGCGTCGATGGTCTTCGGTGTGTTCGCCGCAGCCCTGGCCGGTTCGCAGTTCGCTCACCACGAGGTGTCGTTCATCGTCAGCCTGGGCGGTACCGGGATTGTCGCGGCGCTGCTGTACTTCGCCGTGGCTTTCGGCAAAGTCACCGTGACCACCTTGAACGCCTACGGCAGCTTCATGTCGATCGCGACGATCATCAGTGGCTTCCGTGGCAGCCGCCACATTGGAAGCGGTGTGCGCCTGCTGTACATCTTCATCATGGTGTCGCTTGCCGCGGCTCTGGCATTGCTTGGCAAGGACTCGTTCCTCAAGGAATTCTCCGCGTTCATCCTGTTCCTGCTGGCGTTCTTCACGCCGTGGAGCGCGATCAACCTGGTGGACTTCTACTGCATCACCAAAGAGCGTTATGACATTCCGGCACTGTCCAACCCCGAGGGTCGCTACGGTCGCTGGAACATCATGGGCATCAGCATTTACGTGTTCGGCGTGTTGATTCAAATGCCGTTCATTTCCACTCACTTCTACACCGGCCCTCTGGTCGCGAGCCTCGGTGATACCGACATCTCGTGGATCATCGGCCTGGTGGTCCCGGCGGCGATGTATTACTTCGCAGCCAAGAAGTGGCATAGCGCAGTACCTGATCGGCTGATACTGCCGGTAGAGCAGGACGAGGCTGTAAAAGTGAAAACAAGCGGGGCGGATAGCGTTGCAGCAATCTGA
- a CDS encoding proline/glycine betaine ABC transporter permease: MFPESFTFSIADRVNVWVDSLVVNYGDVFRHISDTLLWAIVNLEGLLRAAPWWLMLVIVAGIAWHATRKLVTTAVIVGLLFLVGAVGLWDKLMQTLALMLVATVISVLIGIPLGILSARSNRLRSVLMPLLDIMQTMPSFVYLIPVLMLFGLGKVPAIFATVIYAVPPLIRLTDLGIRQVDREVMEAINAFGANRWQQLFGVQLPLALPSIMAGINQTTMMALSMVVIASMIGARGLGEDVLVGIQTLNVGRGLEAGLAIVILAVVIDRITQAYGRPRHEVSQ, encoded by the coding sequence ATGTTTCCCGAAAGCTTCACCTTTTCCATCGCCGACCGGGTCAACGTCTGGGTTGATTCGCTGGTCGTCAACTACGGGGATGTGTTCCGCCACATCTCCGACACCTTGCTCTGGGCCATCGTCAACCTCGAAGGCCTGCTGCGCGCGGCGCCGTGGTGGTTGATGCTGGTGATCGTTGCCGGCATTGCCTGGCACGCGACCCGCAAGCTGGTGACGACGGCGGTGATCGTTGGTTTGCTGTTCCTGGTGGGCGCTGTCGGCCTCTGGGACAAGCTCATGCAAACGTTGGCACTGATGCTGGTGGCGACGGTTATTTCGGTGTTGATCGGCATTCCGTTGGGCATTTTGTCGGCACGCAGCAATCGCCTGCGTTCAGTGTTGATGCCGCTGCTCGACATCATGCAGACCATGCCCAGCTTCGTGTACCTGATCCCGGTGCTGATGCTGTTCGGTCTGGGCAAGGTCCCGGCGATTTTCGCCACGGTGATCTACGCCGTACCGCCGCTGATTCGCCTGACCGATCTGGGCATTCGCCAGGTCGATCGCGAAGTCATGGAAGCAATCAATGCCTTTGGTGCCAACCGCTGGCAGCAACTATTTGGCGTGCAACTGCCGCTGGCGCTGCCGAGCATCATGGCCGGGATCAACCAGACCACCATGATGGCCCTGTCGATGGTGGTGATCGCCTCGATGATCGGTGCGCGTGGCCTGGGTGAAGACGTGCTGGTGGGGATCCAGACCCTTAATGTCGGACGCGGTCTTGAAGCCGGTCTGGCGATCGTGATTCTGGCGGTGGTCATTGACCGCATTACCCAGGCCTACGGTCGTCCACGGCATGAGGTGAGCCAATGA
- a CDS encoding glycine betaine/L-proline ABC transporter ATP-binding protein translates to MSNAAKIEVKNVFKIFGDRSADALDMIRQNKSKDQVLAETGCVIGVNDLSLSIATGEIFVIMGLSGSGKSTLVRHINRLIDPTSGVILVDGVDILQYDMEALREFRRHKISMVFQSFGLLPHKNVLDNVAYGLKVRGESKQVCAERAQHWINTVGLQGYENKYPHQLSGGMRQRVGLARALAADTDIILMDEAFSALDPLIRAEMQDQLLELQQTLHKTIVFITHDLDEAVRIGNRIAILKDGQLIQVGTPKEILHSPADEYVDRFVQRRAAVV, encoded by the coding sequence ATGAGCAATGCCGCCAAGATCGAAGTCAAAAACGTTTTCAAGATTTTCGGTGACCGTTCGGCAGACGCGCTGGACATGATCCGACAGAACAAGAGCAAGGATCAGGTACTGGCCGAGACCGGCTGTGTGATTGGCGTGAATGATCTGTCACTGAGCATCGCTACCGGCGAGATATTCGTGATCATGGGCCTGTCGGGTTCCGGCAAGTCGACACTGGTGCGGCACATCAACCGCCTGATCGACCCGACCAGCGGCGTGATCCTGGTGGATGGCGTGGACATCCTGCAATACGACATGGAAGCCCTGCGCGAATTTCGTCGGCACAAGATCAGCATGGTGTTCCAGAGCTTCGGCCTGTTGCCCCACAAGAACGTACTGGACAACGTCGCCTACGGTTTGAAAGTGCGTGGTGAAAGCAAGCAAGTGTGCGCCGAGCGCGCGCAGCACTGGATCAACACCGTGGGCCTTCAAGGCTACGAAAACAAATACCCGCATCAGCTGTCTGGCGGTATGCGTCAGCGTGTGGGCCTGGCTCGCGCCTTGGCGGCGGACACCGACATCATCCTGATGGATGAAGCCTTCAGTGCCCTTGACCCGCTGATCCGCGCCGAGATGCAGGACCAGTTGCTCGAACTGCAACAGACCTTGCACAAGACCATCGTTTTCATCACCCATGACCTCGATGAAGCCGTGCGCATCGGTAACCGGATTGCGATTCTCAAGGATGGGCAGTTGATCCAGGTCGGCACGCCGAAAGAGATCCTTCACTCGCCGGCCGATGAATACGTCGACCGGTTTGTCCAGCGGCGTGCGGCGGTGGTTTAG
- the hutH gene encoding histidine ammonia-lyase has product MTALNLIPGQLSLAQLRAVYQQPVNVRLDDSASAQIEASVACVEQILVENRTAYGINTGFGLLASTRIASEDLENLQRSLVLSHAAGVGEPISDALVRLIMVLKVNSLSRGFSGIRRVVIDALIALINAEVYPHIPLKGSVGASGDLAPLAHMSLVLLGEGKARYKGEWLPATEALKVAGLQPLTLAAKEGLALLNGTQVSTAYALRGLFEGEDLFAGALALGGLTVEAVLGSRSPFDARIHAARGQKGQIDAAAAYRDLLGERSEVSDSHQNCEKVQDPYSLRCQPQVMGACLTQFRQAAEVLAIEANAVSDNPLVFAAEGDVISGGNFHAEPVAMAADNMALAIAEIGSLSERRISLMMDKHMSQLPPFLVANGGVNSGFMIAQVTAAALASENKALAHPHSVDSLPTSANQEDHVSMAPAAGKRLWEMAENTRGVLAVEWLAACQGLDLRDGLKTSSKLEKARSTLRAKVPFYEKDRFFAPDINAASELLASRCLNELVMAKLLPSL; this is encoded by the coding sequence GTGACTGCTCTGAATCTTATCCCTGGCCAACTGAGTCTTGCCCAACTGCGCGCTGTTTATCAGCAACCGGTCAACGTCCGTCTCGACGACAGTGCCTCTGCCCAGATCGAAGCCAGTGTTGCCTGCGTGGAACAGATCCTCGTGGAAAACCGCACGGCCTACGGTATCAACACCGGTTTCGGCCTGCTGGCTTCGACCCGCATTGCCAGCGAAGACCTGGAAAACCTCCAGCGCTCGCTGGTGTTGTCTCACGCTGCCGGTGTGGGCGAGCCAATCAGCGACGCTCTGGTGCGTCTGATCATGGTGCTCAAGGTCAACAGCCTGAGCCGTGGTTTCTCCGGCATTCGCCGGGTGGTGATCGACGCGCTGATCGCCTTGATCAACGCTGAGGTTTACCCGCACATTCCGTTGAAAGGTTCGGTCGGTGCTTCCGGTGACCTGGCGCCTCTGGCCCACATGTCGCTGGTGCTGCTGGGCGAAGGCAAGGCCCGTTACAAAGGTGAATGGCTGCCAGCAACTGAAGCGCTGAAAGTCGCAGGCCTGCAACCGCTGACCCTGGCGGCCAAAGAAGGCCTGGCGCTGCTTAACGGCACTCAGGTGTCCACCGCTTACGCACTGCGTGGCCTGTTCGAAGGCGAAGACCTGTTCGCTGGCGCCCTGGCCCTTGGCGGTCTGACCGTTGAAGCCGTACTGGGCTCGCGCTCGCCGTTCGATGCGCGGATTCACGCTGCTCGTGGTCAAAAAGGCCAGATCGACGCCGCCGCCGCTTACCGCGACCTGCTGGGCGAGCGTAGTGAAGTCTCCGATTCGCACCAGAACTGCGAAAAGGTTCAGGACCCGTACTCGCTGCGCTGCCAGCCACAAGTCATGGGCGCTTGCCTGACTCAGTTCCGTCAGGCCGCTGAGGTGTTGGCGATCGAAGCCAACGCCGTGTCGGATAACCCGTTGGTTTTCGCGGCTGAAGGTGACGTGATCTCCGGCGGTAACTTCCACGCCGAGCCGGTTGCCATGGCAGCTGACAACATGGCCCTGGCCATCGCTGAAATCGGTTCCCTGAGCGAGCGTCGCATCTCGCTGATGATGGACAAGCACATGTCGCAACTGCCGCCGTTCCTGGTGGCCAACGGTGGCGTGAACTCCGGCTTCATGATCGCTCAGGTGACTGCGGCGGCTCTGGCCAGCGAAAACAAGGCACTGGCGCATCCGCATTCGGTCGACAGCCTGCCGACGTCCGCCAACCAGGAAGACCACGTTTCCATGGCCCCGGCCGCTGGCAAGCGTCTGTGGGAAATGGCTGAAAACACTCGCGGCGTTCTGGCTGTCGAGTGGCTGGCTGCCTGCCAGGGTCTGGACCTGCGCGACGGTCTGAAGACTTCGTCGAAACTGGAAAAAGCTCGCAGCACCCTGCGCGCCAAAGTACCGTTCTACGAGAAGGACCGTTTCTTTGCACCGGACATCAACGCCGCGAGCGAGCTGCTGGCTTCGCGTTGCCTGAATGAGCTGGTGATGGCGAAGTTGTTGCCTAGCCTGTAA
- a CDS encoding amino acid permease, which produces MQKPANGLKRGLSARHIRFMALGSAIGTGLFYGSASAIQMAGPAVLLAYLIGGAAVFMVMRALGEMAVHNPVAGSFGQYASTYLGPMAGFILGWTYAFEMVIVGMADVTAFGIYMGFWFPEVSRWIWVLGVVSIVGGLNLCNVKVFGEMEFWLSLLKVAAIVAMILGGFGIMLFGISTAPGQVTDISNLWTQGGFMPNGMGGLIASFAVVMFAFGGIEIIGVTAGEAKDPQHVLPRAINAVPLRILLFYVLTMLVLMSIFPWQQIGSQGSPFVQIFDKLGISSAATILNIVVITAAISAINSDIFGAGRMMFGLAQQGHAPKGFAHLSRNGVPWMTVVVMSVALLLGVLLNYLIPENVFLLIASIATFATVWVWLMILFTQVAMRRSMTAEQVAQLKFPVPFWPYAPMAAIAFMLFVFGVLGYFPDTQAALIVGVVWIVLLVLAYLMWVKPAAGQAALVARDPSFSNR; this is translated from the coding sequence ATGCAAAAGCCAGCAAACGGCTTGAAACGCGGGCTATCGGCCCGACATATTCGCTTTATGGCACTGGGGTCGGCGATCGGCACCGGGCTGTTTTACGGTTCTGCCTCGGCCATCCAGATGGCCGGTCCTGCGGTGCTGCTTGCGTACCTGATTGGTGGCGCAGCGGTGTTCATGGTCATGCGCGCCCTTGGCGAAATGGCTGTGCACAACCCGGTCGCAGGTTCTTTCGGTCAATACGCCAGTACTTACCTGGGACCGATGGCAGGCTTCATCCTCGGTTGGACGTACGCATTCGAAATGGTCATCGTCGGCATGGCCGACGTCACTGCGTTCGGTATTTACATGGGCTTCTGGTTCCCGGAAGTCTCTCGCTGGATTTGGGTATTGGGCGTCGTTTCTATCGTCGGCGGCTTGAACCTGTGCAACGTCAAAGTCTTCGGCGAAATGGAGTTCTGGCTGTCGCTGCTCAAGGTCGCCGCCATCGTTGCGATGATCCTCGGGGGCTTCGGCATCATGCTGTTCGGTATCAGCACGGCCCCAGGCCAGGTGACCGACATCAGCAACCTCTGGACCCAAGGTGGCTTCATGCCTAATGGCATGGGCGGTCTGATCGCTTCGTTCGCGGTGGTGATGTTTGCGTTTGGCGGTATTGAAATCATCGGCGTCACCGCCGGTGAGGCCAAAGACCCGCAGCACGTGCTGCCTCGTGCAATCAACGCCGTACCGTTGCGGATTCTGCTGTTCTACGTGCTGACGATGCTGGTGCTGATGTCGATCTTTCCTTGGCAGCAGATCGGTAGCCAGGGCAGCCCGTTCGTGCAGATCTTCGATAAGCTGGGGATCAGCTCGGCGGCCACCATCCTTAATATTGTGGTGATTACGGCGGCGATTTCGGCGATCAACAGTGACATCTTCGGCGCTGGCCGCATGATGTTCGGTCTGGCCCAGCAAGGGCACGCACCGAAGGGCTTCGCCCACCTGTCGCGCAATGGCGTGCCATGGATGACCGTGGTGGTGATGAGCGTTGCGCTGCTGCTGGGCGTGTTGCTGAACTACCTGATCCCGGAAAACGTGTTTCTGCTGATCGCGTCCATTGCGACCTTTGCTACCGTCTGGGTCTGGCTGATGATTCTGTTCACTCAGGTGGCGATGCGTCGCTCCATGACCGCCGAGCAAGTGGCGCAGCTGAAATTCCCGGTACCGTTCTGGCCGTATGCGCCGATGGCGGCGATTGCCTTCATGCTGTTTGTCTTCGGCGTGCTGGGTTATTTCCCGGATACCCAAGCGGCGCTGATCGTCGGCGTGGTCTGGATCGTGTTGCTGGTACTGGCCTATCTGATGTGGGTCAAGCCGGCTGCAGGGCAGGCGGCCCTGGTCGCGCGTGATCCTTCTTTTTCTAATCGATAA
- the hutI gene encoding imidazolonepropionase: protein MKTLWQHCHVASMAQGTYSIIEDAAIVTSGAHIEWIGPRSELPSGEYLEVHDLAGAWVTPGLIDCHTHTVFGGNRSGEFEQRLQGVSYAEIAAAGGGIASTVRATRAATEDELFASAKKRLKSLMRDGVTSIEMKSGYGLDLASERKILRVIRRLGAELPISVRSTCLAAHALPPEYADRADDYIEHICSEMLPALAAEGLVDAVDAFCEYLAFSPAQVERVFVAAQKLGLPVKLHAEQLSSLHGSSLAARYHALSADHLEFMTEEDAIAMAASGTVAVLLPGAFYFLRETQLPPMDALRKHGVKIAIASDLNPGTSPALSVRLMLNMACTCFRMTPEEALAGATIHAATALGMERTHGSLEVGKVADFVAWQIDRPADLSYWLGGDLEKRVVRHGVEVEL, encoded by the coding sequence ATGAAAACTCTCTGGCAACACTGCCACGTTGCAAGCATGGCGCAGGGCACTTACTCGATCATCGAGGATGCCGCCATCGTGACGTCAGGAGCGCACATTGAGTGGATCGGCCCACGTAGCGAGCTGCCGTCCGGCGAGTACCTCGAGGTCCATGACCTCGCGGGGGCCTGGGTCACCCCGGGCCTGATCGACTGCCACACCCACACGGTGTTCGGCGGCAATCGCAGCGGCGAGTTCGAGCAACGCCTGCAAGGCGTGAGCTACGCAGAAATCGCCGCGGCCGGTGGCGGCATTGCCAGCACTGTGCGTGCCACGCGTGCGGCGACCGAGGACGAGCTGTTCGCCAGTGCGAAGAAGCGTCTGAAAAGCCTGATGCGTGACGGTGTGACCAGCATCGAGATGAAATCCGGTTATGGCCTCGACCTCGCCAGTGAGCGGAAGATCCTGCGGGTGATCCGTCGTCTCGGCGCCGAACTGCCGATCAGTGTGCGCAGCACCTGCCTGGCCGCTCACGCCTTGCCGCCAGAGTACGCCGACCGCGCCGACGACTATATCGAGCATATCTGCAGCGAAATGCTGCCGGCGCTGGCCGCAGAAGGCCTGGTCGATGCGGTGGATGCGTTCTGTGAATACCTGGCGTTCTCGCCAGCGCAGGTCGAGCGAGTGTTCGTCGCCGCGCAGAAGCTCGGTTTGCCGGTGAAGCTGCATGCCGAGCAACTGTCGTCCTTGCACGGCTCCAGCCTGGCAGCGCGTTATCACGCGCTGTCGGCCGACCATCTGGAGTTCATGACCGAAGAGGACGCCATCGCCATGGCGGCCTCCGGGACCGTTGCCGTGTTGCTGCCAGGAGCCTTCTACTTCCTGCGGGAAACCCAATTGCCGCCGATGGATGCCTTGCGCAAGCATGGGGTGAAAATCGCCATCGCCAGCGACCTTAACCCTGGCACTTCGCCGGCGTTGTCGGTTCGGTTGATGTTGAACATGGCCTGCACCTGCTTCCGCATGACCCCGGAAGAGGCCCTGGCCGGCGCGACCATTCACGCCGCGACGGCATTGGGCATGGAGCGTACCCACGGTTCGCTTGAAGTCGGCAAAGTCGCCGACTTCGTGGCCTGGCAAATCGATCGTCCAGCCGACCTGTCGTACTGGTTGGGCGGTGACCTGGAAAAACGCGTCGTGCGTCACGGCGTTGAAGTCGAGTTATAG
- the hutG gene encoding N-formylglutamate deformylase has protein sequence MDKVLNFKQGRVPLLISMPHAGVRLTPAVEAGLIPEAKSLPDTDWHIPTLYEFAAELGASTLAAEYSRFVIDLNRPSDDKPMYVGATTGLYPATLFDGVPLFREGLEPSAEERASYLEKVWTPYHSTLQQELARLKAEFGYALLFDAHSIRSVIPHLFDGKLPDFNLGTFNGASCDPQLASQLEAICARHTDYSHVLNGRFKGGHITRHYGNPAENIHAVQLELGQCTYMEEVEPFRYRPDLAAPTQVVLKELLQGLLVWGQKHYA, from the coding sequence GTGGATAAGGTTCTGAACTTCAAACAAGGCCGGGTGCCGCTGCTGATCAGCATGCCTCACGCTGGCGTGCGTCTGACGCCTGCGGTTGAAGCCGGTTTGATTCCCGAAGCAAAAAGCCTGCCGGACACCGACTGGCATATTCCCACGCTCTACGAGTTCGCCGCCGAGCTGGGTGCCAGCACCCTGGCCGCCGAGTATTCGCGGTTCGTCATCGACCTCAACCGGCCGTCCGATGACAAGCCGATGTATGTAGGTGCGACGACGGGCCTGTACCCGGCGACATTGTTCGACGGCGTGCCGTTGTTCCGCGAAGGGCTGGAGCCGTCGGCTGAGGAACGTGCGAGCTACCTGGAAAAGGTCTGGACGCCGTACCACAGCACCCTGCAGCAAGAGCTGGCGCGGCTGAAGGCCGAGTTCGGTTATGCGTTGTTGTTCGATGCGCATTCGATCCGTTCGGTGATCCCGCACCTGTTCGACGGCAAGCTGCCGGACTTCAACCTCGGCACGTTCAACGGCGCCAGTTGCGATCCGCAGCTGGCCAGCCAGCTCGAAGCGATCTGCGCCCGGCACACGGATTACAGCCATGTGCTTAACGGGCGCTTCAAGGGCGGCCACATCACCCGTCATTACGGCAACCCGGCCGAAAACATCCATGCGGTGCAGCTGGAGTTGGGGCAGTGCACTTACATGGAAGAGGTCGAACCGTTCCGCTATCGGCCTGACCTGGCGGCACCGACGCAGGTGGTGCTCAAGGAGTTGCTGCAAGGGTTGTTGGTCTGGGGGCAGAAACACTACGCCTGA
- a CDS encoding choline ABC transporter substrate-binding protein, producing the protein MKRLFNRCLLILTGTALLSANTFASEPASCQSVRMGVVNWTDVIATSGMAEVLLNGLGYESKQTSAVQQIIFAGIRDKRLDIFLGYWKPAMDKNIAPFIAANQLKVMDKPSLSDAQATLAVPDYVAAAGLKTFGDIARFKDQLGGKIYGIEPGSGANTTIKTMIETNHFGLKDFKLIESGEAGMLAAVQRAINRKEFVVFVGWTPHPMNINMKINYLTGSEDVYGPNEGAATVSTVTAPDYAQRCPNVNRLLENLTFTAAQESQLMVPIMERKTAQEVARQWLRDHPEDLQRWLAGVSSFDGKDGVKAVQASLKL; encoded by the coding sequence ATGAAACGACTGTTCAACCGCTGTCTGTTAATCCTTACCGGCACCGCACTCCTGAGCGCCAACACCTTTGCCAGCGAACCGGCGTCCTGCCAATCCGTGCGCATGGGCGTGGTCAACTGGACCGACGTGATCGCCACCAGTGGCATGGCCGAAGTCTTGCTCAACGGGCTTGGCTACGAAAGCAAGCAAACCAGCGCCGTGCAGCAAATCATCTTCGCCGGCATCCGCGACAAACGCCTGGATATCTTCCTCGGCTACTGGAAGCCCGCGATGGACAAGAACATCGCGCCGTTCATCGCCGCCAATCAGCTCAAAGTCATGGACAAGCCCAGCCTGTCTGACGCCCAGGCGACCCTTGCAGTGCCTGATTATGTCGCGGCAGCTGGCCTGAAAACCTTCGGCGATATCGCCAGATTCAAAGACCAGCTGGGTGGCAAGATCTACGGCATCGAGCCGGGCAGCGGCGCCAACACCACGATCAAAACCATGATCGAGACCAATCACTTTGGCCTCAAGGACTTCAAGCTGATCGAATCCGGCGAGGCCGGCATGCTGGCCGCCGTGCAGCGGGCAATCAATCGCAAGGAGTTCGTGGTGTTCGTCGGCTGGACCCCGCATCCAATGAACATCAACATGAAGATCAACTACCTGACCGGCAGCGAGGATGTGTACGGCCCTAACGAAGGTGCAGCGACGGTTTCGACCGTGACCGCGCCGGATTATGCCCAGCGTTGCCCGAACGTGAACCGCCTGTTGGAAAACCTGACGTTCACCGCCGCTCAGGAAAGCCAGTTGATGGTGCCGATCATGGAGCGCAAGACCGCACAGGAAGTTGCCCGCCAATGGCTGCGTGACCATCCCGAGGATCTTCAGCGTTGGTTGGCGGGAGTCAGCAGTTTCGATGGCAAGGACGGTGTGAAGGCGGTACAAGCCAGCCTGAAGCTCTGA
- a CDS encoding alpha/beta hydrolase produces MADYPISAQLSAFVEKTLSFNSPDSSLDGLRQAYSQMCRAFTPARPDGLEVTDFTLEGVRVRSYQPAVAPPDSGWPCILYLHGGGWVVGDLDSHDFICTELSAVLGVLVIAVDYRLAPEHPFPAAFDDCLSVWRALCAGASRFALDAARMLVAGDSAGGNLAAALCLALRDRGERLPCAQVLIYPGLGGDASLPSRSECADAPLLSSSDLDCYHALYLRGTRQPPAYAMPLLADDFSGLPAAMIAVAQFDPLRDDGVSYARRLEAAGGEVNLYSGKGLIHGCLRGRGEVAEVDLLYENLLAYLHRFLVSEV; encoded by the coding sequence ATGGCTGATTATCCGATCTCTGCGCAGCTCTCGGCCTTTGTCGAGAAAACCCTCAGCTTCAACAGCCCTGACAGCAGCCTGGACGGGCTGCGTCAGGCTTACAGTCAAATGTGCCGGGCATTTACCCCAGCTCGCCCGGACGGTCTGGAGGTCACCGACTTCACGTTGGAAGGTGTTCGTGTCCGGTCCTACCAGCCAGCGGTGGCACCGCCGGATTCGGGATGGCCGTGCATCCTTTATCTGCACGGCGGTGGCTGGGTGGTGGGGGATCTGGACTCGCACGACTTCATCTGCACCGAGTTGTCGGCGGTTTTGGGCGTGCTGGTGATAGCCGTCGATTACCGACTGGCACCGGAACATCCCTTTCCGGCGGCGTTCGATGACTGCCTGAGCGTCTGGCGAGCGCTGTGCGCGGGAGCGAGCCGGTTTGCTCTGGACGCGGCGCGGATGCTGGTGGCCGGTGACAGCGCCGGCGGCAATCTTGCCGCCGCGTTGTGCCTGGCATTGCGTGACCGGGGCGAGCGCTTGCCCTGCGCACAAGTCTTGATTTACCCAGGACTGGGCGGTGACGCCAGTCTTCCATCGCGCAGCGAATGTGCTGATGCGCCGCTACTCAGCAGCAGCGACCTGGACTGCTATCACGCGTTGTACCTGCGCGGTACGCGGCAGCCGCCGGCCTACGCCATGCCATTGCTCGCTGATGATTTCAGCGGTTTGCCAGCGGCAATGATCGCCGTCGCACAGTTCGACCCGCTACGCGACGACGGCGTCAGTTATGCCCGGCGACTTGAAGCCGCCGGGGGCGAGGTCAACCTGTATTCAGGCAAAGGGCTGATTCACGGGTGTTTGCGGGGCCGGGGCGAGGTCGCGGAAGTGGATCTGCTCTATGAAAACCTGTTGGCATATTTGCATCGGTTTCTTGTAAGCGAAGTCTGA